A stretch of Cicer arietinum cultivar CDC Frontier isolate Library 1 chromosome 5, Cicar.CDCFrontier_v2.0, whole genome shotgun sequence DNA encodes these proteins:
- the LOC101513494 gene encoding uncharacterized protein — MSRKPEILFLEEWLKSRCGSDDSNKFTSKTSDSTSARSIIQAWSELRTSLQGSSFDQHHLQHLKTLVNSQTSLHVADPQAKLLLSILTTSNFSLPYESFPLCFRLLYIWIRKSTKPNFAIVDSVVEFLSKLFLSSQFYDFGDNPVFFSEAILLLGAFSFVHSLSENTKKLCLDIFSRLLVDKCRLLCLFNEFVPHVLAGIGYALSSSVNVHCVRIVDSLFEIWGNDGGPQGSIAHGLMVLYLIDWVVSNLVNFGFFEKINVFGRETFETFKENYASFAVFMSGIGVLRVTDRYASTGKKSDVVTRMRSYAVVRVEALVDNLVSRTLRFSNTGNDLQNRLLLQCVSLGLVRTISFSGHSSLFVCLALSLLNEILPLPHLYESVFELSPSSGGLKVNEIKEHLDNILFNEAGAVTGVFCNQYVLADEENKNIVENLIWQYCRDIYFGHRKVAMHLKGKEDELLKDLEKIADSAFLMVVVFALAVTKHKLNSTFNDEIQTDISLKILVSFSCVEYFRHVRLPEYMETIRKVIASVNKNEHACTCFVNSLPSYGDLTNGPGQKTNYLWSKDEVQTARVLFYLRVIPTLIECLPGPLFGNIVAPTMFLYMEHPNGKVARASHSVFTAFMSMGKETEKNDKVSLKEKLVFHYIQVSLSGYPGITPFEGMASGVVGMVQHLPAGSPATFYCIHSLVEKANQLCSEVFTHEADAWKQWQEEPEPSKKLMDLLLHLVFLVDIQVLPNLMKQLAQLITKLPQDAQNIVLNELYSQVADSDDVVRKPMLVSWLQSLSYLCTMVLNANAASKKSKSEDSLSGERITAHL, encoded by the exons ATGTCAAGAAAACCTGAAATTTTGTTCCTAGAGGAATGGCTAAAGAGTAGGTGTGGTAGTGATGATTCTAACAAATTCACCTCTAAAACCTCTGATTCCACCTCTGCCAGATCCATCATTCAGGCATGGTCTGAACTCCGAACCTCCCTTCAAGGTTCTTCATTTGATCAACATCATCTCCAACATCTCAAAACCCTAGTCAATTCCCAAACATCTCTCCATGTTGCTGACCCACAAGCCAAACTTCTCCTTTCCATTCTCACTACTTCAAACTTTTCTCTTCCGTATGAATCTTTTCCTCTTTGTTTTAGACTTCTTTACATATGGATTAGGAAATCCACCAAACCCAATTTTGCTATTGTTGATTCGGTTGTAGAGTTTCTTTCTAAGCTGTTTTTGTCTTCTCAATTTTATGATTTTGGAGACAATCCTGTTTTTTTCTCTGAAGCTATTCTTCTTTTGGGTGCTTTTTCTTTTGTGCATTCTTTATCTGAGAATACTAAAAAATTGTGCTTGGATATTTTTTCTAGATTGTTGGTAGATAAGTGTAGGTTACTTTGtttgtttaatgaatttgtGCCTCATGTTCTTGCTGGAATTGGGTATGCTTTGTCATCTTCTGTGAATGTTCATTGTGTAAGAATTGTGGATtctttgtttgaaatttggggAAATGATGGTGGGCCTCAAGGAAGTATTGCTCATGGACTCATGGTTCTTTATTTGATTGATTGGGTTGTATCGAACTTGGTCAATTTCGGgttttttgagaaaataaatgtttttggAAGAGAAACTTTTGAGACTTTTAAGGAAAATTATGCATCATTTGCTGTTTTTATGTCTGGAATTGGAGTTTTAAGAGTTACTGATAGATATGCTTCGACTGGTAAGAAATCGGATGTAGTCACTAGAATGAGGAGTTATGCGGTTGTCCGGGTTGAAGCTTTAGTCGATAATTTGGTTTCCAGGACATTAAGATTTAGTAACACAGGAAATGATCTTCAAAATAGACTTTTGCTTCAGTGTGTTTCGTTAGGATTGGTTCGAACCATTTCCTTTTCAGGTCATTCCTCATTGTTTGTTTGCCTTGCTTTGTCATTGTTAAACGAGATACTTCCTTTGCCTCATCTTTACGAGTCAGTGTTTGAATTGTCGCCGAGTTCTGGTGGACTAAAGGTTAATGAGATCAAAGAACATCTAGATAATATCCTCTTCAACGAAGCAGGAGCTGTAACCGGTGTTTTCTGCAATCAATATGTTTTAGCAGATGAAGAAAATAAGAATATAGTCGAGAATCTTATATGGCAATACTGTCGGGATATTTACTTTGGACACAGGAAAGTGGCTATGCATCTTAAAGGCAAGGAGGACGAGTTGCTTAAGGATTTGGAAAAAATTGCGGATTCTGCTTTCCTCATGGTTGTCGTCTTTGCACTAGCTGTAACAAAGCACAAATTAAACTCCACATTCAATGATGAAATACAAACTGATATCTCGTTGAAGATACTAGTATCGTTTTCTTGTGTAGAGTATTTTCGCCATGTACGCTTGCCAGAGTATATGGAAACCATTCGCAAGGTAATTGCAAGTGTTAACAAGAATGAGCATGCTTGTACATGTTTCGTGAATTCACTACCCTCTTATGGTGACTTAACAAATGGTCCAG GCCAAAAAACCAATTACTTATGGTCCAAGGATGAAGTGCAAACAGCTCGCGTTTTGTTTTACCTACGAGTCATTCCAACTTTGATCGAGTGTTTACCCGGCCCTCTATTCGGAAACATAGTAGCTCCAACTATGTTCTT ATATATGGAACATCCAAATGGAAAAGTAGCACGAGCCTCTCATTCTGTTTTCACGGCATTTATGTCTATGGGGAAGGAAACTGAAAAAAACGATAAAGTCTCATTGAAGGAGAAGCTCGTTTTCCATTACATTCAAGTCTCCTTATCG GGATATCCTGGCATTACTCCTTTCGAGGGAATGGCTTCTGGAGTTGTGGGAATGGTCCAACATCTTCCTGCCGGAAGCCCTGCTACTTTTTACTGCATTCACAGTCTCGTTGAAAAAGCGAATCAGCTCTGTTCTGAAGTCTTCACTCATGAGGCTGATGCGTGGAAGCAGTGGCAAGAAGAGCCAGAACCAAGCAAGAAATTAATGGACTTGCTTTTACACTTAGTTTTCCTCGTTGATATACaa GTCTTGCCCAACTTGATGAAACAATTGGCACAGTTGATTACCAAGTTACCACAAGATGCACAAAACATAGTTTTGAATGAGTTGTATTCACAAGTGGCTGATTCTGATGATGTCGTCCGCAAACCCATGTTGGTTTCATGGCTGCAGTCATTGTCTTATCTTTGCACAATGGTTTTAAATGCAAATGCAGCCTCCAAGAAAAGTAAAAGTGAAGACTCACTAAGCGGTGAAAGAATAACTGCACATCTCTAA